From the Desulfosarcina sp. BuS5 genome, one window contains:
- the fdhD gene encoding formate dehydrogenase accessory sulfurtransferase FdhD, producing the protein MKSFLEQKIICWNTESEISTVNDIIVEEPLSIRVQGSPYAIVMRTPGDEIEHAAGFCLAEGVIDTLDDFISIAFCDEDDTNVVAVTLNQKRRKLISQILERRGFISQTSCGLCGKEIVEDLYQEIRPISEDIVINRTKALSCLEDLSKHQPLRARTKASHAAAFYSSDLEFLSAAEDVGRHNALDKAVGKLFLKEMLGNASVLTLSSRISYELVQKAAQARIPVILAISRPTSLAVQLAFQLNITLACLAPGNGLYIFNHANRLV; encoded by the coding sequence TTGAAGAGTTTTTTAGAACAAAAGATAATTTGCTGGAATACAGAGTCGGAAATTTCCACGGTTAATGATATTATTGTCGAGGAACCATTGTCTATTCGTGTGCAGGGCAGTCCTTACGCGATTGTAATGCGTACGCCCGGCGATGAGATTGAACATGCGGCCGGCTTTTGTCTTGCTGAAGGGGTTATTGATACTCTTGATGATTTTATATCCATAGCATTCTGCGATGAAGATGATACAAATGTTGTTGCAGTTACTCTCAACCAAAAAAGAAGAAAACTAATATCACAGATTCTTGAAAGACGCGGCTTTATAAGTCAGACTAGTTGCGGACTTTGCGGCAAGGAGATTGTGGAGGATCTGTATCAGGAAATTCGTCCCATTTCTGAAGATATTGTTATAAACAGGACAAAGGCGCTGAGCTGCCTGGAAGATTTATCTAAACATCAACCCCTGCGCGCCAGGACAAAAGCTTCCCATGCCGCAGCTTTTTACAGCTCTGATCTTGAATTTCTTTCTGCTGCAGAGGATGTTGGACGGCACAATGCACTTGATAAAGCAGTAGGAAAACTTTTTTTGAAAGAGATGCTTGGCAACGCTTCTGTTTTAACCCTCTCTTCCCGCATAAGCTATGAACTGGTACAAAAGGCGGCGCAGGCAAGGATACCGGTAATTTTAGCGATTTCCAGACCAACCTCTCTGGCGGTTCAACTTGCGTTTCAGCTTAATATAACACTTGCATGCCTTGCGCCGGGGAACGGTTTATATATCTTCAATCATGCTAATCGTCTGGTCTAA